The Cucumis melo cultivar AY chromosome 6, USDA_Cmelo_AY_1.0, whole genome shotgun sequence genome includes a region encoding these proteins:
- the LOC103496168 gene encoding exocyst complex component SEC15A-like, which yields MEVKPKRRNAAENGETTEDLVFATLSGNGDDLAPIVRYAFQMGRPETLLHQLKSIVKKKEVEIEELCKTHYEEFIRAVDELRGVLVDAEELKGKLSSDNFKLQEVGSALLVRLEELLGSYSIKKNVTEAIKMSETCVQMLELCAKCNDHISEGQFYPALKTIDLIEKNYLEKISVKALRIVIETRIPMIKSHIEKKVSNEFNEWLVYIRSCAKVVGQTAIGHAATARQRDDEMLERQRKAEEQSISGLGDFVYTLDFEDIDEDSVLKFDLAPLYRAYHIHTSLGIQEQFREYYSRNRMLQLKADLQISSTQPFVESYKAFFSQIAGYFIVEDRVMRTAKGLLSAERVDAMLETAVSKLTSLLEEQFSLMDSATHLLLVKDYVTLLASALRPYGYEIAPVLEAISKNQDKYHELLLEECRQQIVDVLANDLYEQMVIKKDSDYENNVISFNLQPSDIMPAFPYIATFSSTVPDVCRIVRSFIKGSVDYLSYSAHSNPFDIVKKYLDKLLTNVLTEAILDTVHSSSVGVSQAMQIAANITVLERACDFFLSYAAQLSGTPVFSVERPQANPASSIVLKTSRDAAYLALLNLVNTKIDEFMALTENISWTSEEVSANANDYINEVLIYLDTIMSAVQQILPIEAVYKVGSGVFEHISDSIFAAFLSDSVKRFNANAVMAIDNDLKVLETFADERFHSIGLSEVYEGGSFRNSLVEARQLINLLLSNQPENFTNPEIREKNYNMLDYKKVASICEKFKDSPDGIFGSLSSRNAKQSSRKKSMDMLKKRLKDFT from the coding sequence ATGGAGGTAAAGCCAAAAAGGAGAAATGCTGCAGAGAATGGGGAAACTACAGAAGATCTGGTGTTTGCAACATTAAGTGGGAACGGGGATGATCTTGCTCCAATTGTGAGATATGCATTTCAAATGGGGCGGCCAGAAACTCTTCTTCATCAGTTGAAGAGCAttgtgaagaagaaagaagttgAAATCGAGGAGCTGTGCAAGACTCACTATGAAGAATTTATTCGTGCTGTTGATGAACTTCGTGGTGTATTGGTCGATGCTGAAGAATTGAAGGGTAAATTATCTAGTGATAATTTTAAATTGCAAGAGGTAGGCAGTGCTCTCTTGGTCAGACTCGAGGAACTTCTTGGATCttattctattaaaaaaaatgtgacTGAAGCTATCAAAATGTCTGAGACTTGTGTTCAGATGTTGGAACTTTGTGCCAAATGCAATGATCATATCTCGGAAGGTCAGTTCTACCCTGCATTGAAAACTATAGATTTGATCGAGAAAAATTATTTGGAGAAAATTTCTGTCAAGGCACTAAGAATTGTCATTGAGACAAGAATTCCTATGATTAAATCTCACATTGAGAAAAAAGTTTCAAATGAATTTAATGAATGGCTTGTTTACATCAGAAGTTGTGCCAAGGTTGTTGGGCAAACGGCTATCGGTCATGCAGCAACTGCTCGTCAAAGAGATGACGAAATGTTAGAACGTCAGAGAAAAGCCGAGGAACAAAGCATTTCAGGTCTTGGAGATTTTGTATATACTTTAGATTTTGAAGATATTGATGAGGACTCTGTTCTAAAGTTTGACCTAGCACCTCTTTATCGTGCATATCACATTCATACAAGCCTTGGAATCCAAGAGCAGTTTCGTGAGTATTACTCTAGGAATCGGATGCTGCAGCTTAAGGCAGACTTGCAGATCTCCTCTACTCAGCCTTTTGTCGAATCATATAAGGCATTCTTTTCTCAAATTGCAGGATATTTTATCGTGGAGGATCGTGTCATGAGAACTGCTAAAGGGTTATTATCAGCTGAACGTGTTGATGCAATGTTAGAAACTGCTGTTAGCAAGTTGACATCCTTGCTGGAAGAACAATTTTCCCTCATGGACTCTGCAACCCACCTTCTCCTGGTGAAGGATTATGTCACTCTTTTGGCATCTGCTCTTAGACCGTATGGGTATGAAATTGCCCCGGTTCTTGAGGCCATAAGTAAAAACCAAGACAAATACCATGAACTTCTTTTGGAAGAGTGTCGGCAGCAGATTGTGGATGTTCTTGCTAATGACTTATATGAGCAGATGGTTATAAAAAAAGATAGTGATTATGAAAACAACGTTATCTCCTTTAATCTCCAGCCTTCAGATATAATGCCTGCATTTCcatatatagcaacattttctTCCACAGTTCCTGATGTCTGCCGCATTGTGAGGTCCTTCATTAAAGGGTCTGTTGATTATTTGTCTTACAGTGCACATTCTAATCCTTTTGATATTGTGAAGAAGTATCTGGACAAGCTCCTAACTAATGTTTTAACTGAAGCAATACTCGATACTGTTCATAGCAGCTCCGTTGGTGTTTCTCAAGCCATGCAAATTGCTGCAAATATAACTGTCCTGGAAAGAGCCTGCGACTTTTTCCTTAGCTATGCAGCTCAACTATCCGGGACGCCTGTTTTTTCAGTGGAAAGGCCACAAGCTAATCCTGCTTCTAGTATTGTTCTCAAAACTTCAAGAGATGCAGCTTATCTTGCATTGTTGAATTTGGTGAATACCAAAATAGATGAGTTTATGGCTCTTACAGAGAATATTAGTTGGACTTCTGAGGAGGTTTCTGCTAATGCAAATGACTATATAAATGAAGTGCTTATTTATCTTGACACTATAATGTCCGCCGTACAACAGATTTTACCTATAGAAGCCGTGTATAAGGTTGGAAGTGGAGTGTTTGAACACATATCCGACTCTATTTTTGCAGCTTTTCTTAGTGATAGCGTCAAAAGGTTCAATGCTAACGCAGTCATGGCTATTGACAATGATCTAAAGGTGCTGGAAACATTTGCAGATGAGAGGTTCCACAGCATTGGACTGAGTGAAGTGTATGAAGGGggtagttttcggaactctctAGTAGAAGCCAGACAACTTATTAACCTTTTGCTGAGCAATCAACCTGAAAACTTCACAAATCCTGAGATAAGAGAGAAGAACTATAACATGTTGGATTACAAGAAGGTGGCTAGTATATGTGAGAAATTCAAAGATTCTCCTGATGGGATCTTTGGGAGCCTTTCAAGCAGAAATGCGAAACAAAGCAGTCGAAAGAAGTCAATGGACATGCTGAAGAAAAGACTGAAAGATTTCACCTAA